Proteins from a single region of Fusobacterium gonidiaformans ATCC 25563:
- the ribH gene encoding 6,7-dimethyl-8-ribityllumazine synthase — protein sequence MHTLEGKYSGKGLRVGIVAARFNEFITSKLISGAEDALLRHEVEEKDITLAWVPGAFEIPLAAKRMANSGKYDCIITLGAVIKGSTPHFDYVCAEVSKGVAHIGLESNIPVIFGVLTTNSIEEAIERAGTKAGNKGFDVAMTGIEMANLLKDM from the coding sequence ATGCATACATTAGAAGGAAAATACAGTGGAAAAGGATTACGAGTTGGAATAGTAGCGGCAAGATTTAATGAATTTATTACTTCAAAGCTAATTTCAGGAGCAGAAGACGCTTTATTAAGACACGAGGTAGAAGAGAAGGATATTACTTTGGCATGGGTTCCGGGAGCTTTTGAAATTCCATTAGCAGCAAAAAGAATGGCAAATTCCGGAAAGTATGACTGTATCATTACTTTAGGGGCAGTAATCAAAGGATCTACACCTCATTTTGATTATGTGTGTGCAGAAGTTTCAAAAGGAGTTGCTCATATTGGGTTAGAAAGTAATATTCCGGTTATTTTTGGAGTATTAACAACAAATTCTATTGAAGAAGCGATTGAAAGAGCTGGGACAAAAGCTGGAAACAAAGGGTTTGATG